The following proteins are encoded in a genomic region of Planctomycetota bacterium:
- the feoB gene encoding ferrous iron transport protein B, translating into MASPASSVAGAGETVLTVVLAGNPNVGKSSLFTALAGVPTRVGNYPGVTVERKVGRFTHGGRAIDLVDLPGVYGLVPRSPDEQAAVDALAGRVPGMAPPDCAVVVADATNLERNLYLASQVLGLGVPVVVALTQSDVAGAEGITIDHALLAARLGCPVVPVVAPARQGIPALASAIVAAAAGPVPPAPAGLEAIAAAAGPEHSPAAREAIARYAWIERQLAGVVTRRPPAGAAAARQIDELLTHPLSGTLAFVLAMLAMFSSIYWLAAPVMDGIEAGVAALGGAVRGLLPEGPIASLLVDGILAGAGSVVVFVPQIALLFAFVALLESSGYLARAAFLMDRLLAGVGLSGRSFIPLLSSFACAIPGIMATRSIENRRDRLLTIMLAPLMSCSARLPVYLLFCGAFVPDRAVGLPFIRLPALVLLGLYALGVVVAAAVAWLLTQSVLGRSRQPFVMELPRWRWPLPGVVLRRVAEAAGSFLHNAGTLIMAVSVVIWALTTYPRDEAAIDAEVAARRGALERRIAAGTEPAAPAAELARLDTPAGLAAARRGAAQRQSFLGRAGRLVEPLVRPLGWDWRIGCAVLASFPAREVVLGTLGVLYDLGDGDDAEGGLAARLHAATWDDTGRPVFTLPVALSIMVFFALCAQCASTLVVIGRETGSAVWPVVSFLSMTLLAWVAAWLTFTVASGLVGG; encoded by the coding sequence ATGGCATCCCCCGCCTCGTCCGTCGCCGGCGCCGGGGAAACGGTTCTCACCGTCGTCCTGGCCGGTAACCCCAATGTCGGCAAGAGCTCGCTGTTCACGGCGCTCGCCGGCGTTCCCACCCGGGTCGGCAACTATCCGGGCGTGACCGTCGAGCGCAAGGTTGGGCGGTTCACCCACGGGGGCCGCGCCATCGACCTGGTCGATCTCCCCGGTGTCTACGGCCTCGTGCCCCGGAGCCCGGACGAGCAGGCCGCCGTCGATGCCCTCGCCGGCCGGGTGCCAGGAATGGCCCCCCCGGACTGTGCCGTGGTCGTCGCCGACGCCACCAACCTCGAGCGCAATCTGTACCTCGCCAGCCAGGTCCTCGGCCTCGGCGTGCCAGTGGTCGTCGCGCTCACGCAGTCGGACGTCGCCGGTGCCGAGGGGATCACGATCGACCACGCCCTGTTGGCGGCGCGCCTCGGCTGCCCCGTCGTCCCTGTCGTGGCGCCGGCCCGGCAGGGGATTCCCGCCCTGGCCAGCGCGATCGTGGCCGCCGCCGCCGGCCCGGTACCTCCCGCCCCGGCGGGGCTCGAGGCGATCGCCGCCGCCGCCGGTCCGGAACACTCCCCGGCCGCCCGGGAGGCGATCGCCCGCTACGCCTGGATCGAACGCCAACTTGCCGGGGTCGTCACCCGCCGCCCCCCGGCCGGCGCCGCCGCGGCGCGCCAGATCGACGAACTGCTCACCCATCCGCTCTCCGGCACGCTCGCCTTCGTGCTGGCGATGCTGGCGATGTTCTCGTCGATCTACTGGCTCGCGGCACCGGTGATGGACGGCATCGAGGCCGGCGTCGCGGCGCTCGGCGGCGCCGTGCGCGGGCTGCTGCCGGAGGGGCCGATCGCGTCGCTCCTGGTCGACGGGATCCTGGCCGGCGCCGGCAGCGTGGTCGTGTTCGTGCCGCAGATCGCGCTGTTGTTCGCGTTCGTCGCCCTGCTCGAGAGCTCCGGATACCTCGCCCGGGCGGCGTTCCTGATGGACCGGCTGCTGGCCGGCGTCGGGCTCAGCGGCCGATCGTTCATCCCGCTCCTGTCGAGCTTCGCCTGCGCGATCCCCGGAATCATGGCGACGCGCTCGATCGAGAACCGGCGCGACCGGTTGCTGACGATCATGCTCGCGCCGCTGATGAGCTGTTCGGCGCGGCTCCCGGTGTACCTGCTGTTCTGCGGGGCGTTCGTCCCGGACCGCGCCGTCGGCCTGCCCTTCATCCGCCTGCCGGCGCTGGTGCTCCTCGGCCTCTACGCCCTCGGTGTCGTCGTCGCGGCGGCGGTGGCGTGGCTCCTGACGCAGTCCGTCCTCGGCCGGTCGCGGCAGCCGTTCGTGATGGAGCTCCCCCGCTGGCGCTGGCCGCTCCCCGGCGTCGTCCTCCGCCGCGTCGCCGAGGCGGCCGGGTCGTTCCTCCACAACGCCGGCACGCTGATCATGGCGGTGAGCGTGGTGATCTGGGCGCTGACCACCTACCCCCGCGACGAAGCGGCGATCGACGCCGAGGTCGCCGCCCGGCGCGGGGCCCTCGAACGGCGGATCGCGGCCGGCACGGAGCCGGCGGCACCGGCCGCGGAGCTCGCCCGCCTCGACACCCCCGCAGGCCTGGCCGCGGCGCGCCGCGGGGCGGCACAGCGCCAGAGCTTCCTCGGCCGGGCCGGCCGGCTCGTGGAGCCTCTCGTGCGTCCGCTGGGGTGGGACTGGCGGATCGGGTGTGCGGTGCTCGCCAGCTTCCCCGCCCGGGAGGTGGTCCTCGGCACGCTCGGGGTGCTCTACGACCTCGGCGACGGCGACGACGCCGAAGGGGGCCTCGCCGCCCGCCTCCACGCGGCGACCTGGGACGACACCGGTCGGCCGGTGTTCACCCTGCCGGTGGCGCTGTCGATCATGGTGTTCTTCGCGCTGTGTGCGCAGTGCGCCAGCACGCTGGTGGTGATCGGCCGGGAGACCGGCTCGGCCGTCTGGCCGGTGGTGTCGTTTCTGTCGATGACGCTCCTGGCGTGGGTCGCCGCCTGGCTGACATTCACCGTCGCCAGCGGCCTGGTCGGCGGCTGA
- a CDS encoding ferrous iron transport protein A, with protein sequence MESLDQVAIGGATRVTRVDGDDPAACRLLELGLTPGVEVRVVRRAPLGDPVELELRGYRLSIRRTEARRVAVTAPR encoded by the coding sequence ATGGAATCGCTCGACCAGGTGGCGATCGGCGGTGCGACGCGCGTGACACGCGTCGATGGGGATGATCCGGCGGCCTGCCGGCTGTTGGAGCTCGGCCTCACCCCCGGGGTCGAAGTCCGGGTGGTGCGCCGCGCTCCCCTCGGGGATCCGGTGGAACTGGAACTGCGGGGCTACCGGCTCTCGATCCGTCGGACCGAAGCCCGCCGGGTCGCCGTGACCGCACCCCGCTGA
- the bioD gene encoding dethiobiotin synthase, whose amino-acid sequence MLGGDRSDREWRNQDGTAREGLAVGGSGVDQRQRLPGLCVTGTDTGVGKTAVAVALVRRLAACGVPVGVYKPVASGTSADDPHGDPWRLWEAAGRPLAVAAVCPQVFRAAVAPAEAARAEGRAVDDALLRSGIDVWRRVSDVVVVEGAGGLCSPLSDTTLVADVARDLGHPVVIVDDSRLGCIGRTLATVHAARALGLVVAAVVLSEVTPPPAGEAQAAAVDDPRRIAVAAREFLAARLAPLPVLGLAHGAAAIEPEIDWLALCRPVPVPTDSAGGQR is encoded by the coding sequence ATGCTCGGCGGGGATCGCAGCGACAGGGAGTGGCGTAACCAAGACGGAACCGCACGGGAGGGCCTTGCCGTGGGTGGCAGTGGAGTCGACCAGCGGCAGCGCCTGCCCGGCTTGTGCGTGACCGGCACCGACACCGGCGTCGGCAAGACCGCCGTCGCCGTCGCGCTGGTCCGCCGGCTCGCCGCGTGTGGGGTGCCGGTTGGCGTCTACAAGCCGGTCGCCAGCGGCACCTCGGCCGACGATCCGCACGGCGATCCATGGCGGTTGTGGGAGGCGGCCGGCAGACCGCTGGCGGTCGCCGCGGTCTGCCCGCAGGTGTTTCGCGCCGCCGTCGCACCCGCCGAGGCTGCCCGGGCCGAGGGGCGTGCCGTCGACGACGCGCTCTTGCGGTCGGGGATCGACGTCTGGCGCCGCGTGAGCGACGTGGTCGTCGTCGAGGGGGCCGGCGGGCTCTGCTCGCCGCTGTCCGACACGACGCTCGTCGCCGATGTGGCACGCGATCTCGGCCATCCGGTGGTGATCGTCGACGATTCCCGCCTCGGCTGCATCGGACGCACGCTGGCGACAGTCCACGCGGCGCGCGCCCTGGGGCTGGTCGTCGCCGCGGTCGTGCTCTCGGAGGTCACGCCGCCGCCGGCGGGAGAGGCTCAGGCCGCGGCGGTCGACGACCCCCGACGGATCGCGGTGGCCGCCCGGGAATTCCTCGCCGCCCGGCTGGCGCCGCTCCCCGTGCTCGGGCTGGCGCACGGGGCCGCGGCGATCGAGCCGGAGATCGACTGGCTGGCGCTGTGCCGGCCGGTGCCGGTACCGACGGATAGCGCCGGCGGGCAGCGGTAG
- a CDS encoding pyrrolo-quinoline quinone: MLAAPAQDLAASGRWQQWRGPARDGFVAGATWPDGLSSDRLVKSWRVEFGPSYSGPVIDGDLVFVTETKDKKTEHVRALDRKTGKQVWEASWEGAMTVPFFAISNGSWIRSTPAVDEGRLYVAGMRDMLVCLDAATGKELWRKDFMKEFDSPLPAFGFVSSPLIVGDNVFVQAGSGFVKLEKATGKVVWRVLADAGGMSGSAFSSPLVATLDGVPQILVQAREFLAGIDPESGKVLWQTPVEAFRGMNIVTPTVIDGRIFTTTYGGGSFLFALGTPAADGPRSVETVWRNKVQGYMSSPIVLGGHAYVHLRNQRFACLDLATGKEDWITTPFGRYWSMVAQGDRILALDETGDLRLIRATPEKYEQLGEAKVAERESWAHLAVEGGTVYVRDLEGVTAYEWK; this comes from the coding sequence ATGCTTGCCGCGCCCGCCCAGGATCTCGCCGCCTCCGGCCGCTGGCAGCAGTGGCGCGGCCCGGCGCGCGACGGCTTCGTCGCCGGCGCGACCTGGCCCGACGGGCTGTCGTCGGACCGTCTCGTGAAGTCGTGGCGAGTCGAGTTCGGCCCGAGCTACTCAGGTCCGGTGATCGACGGCGACCTCGTGTTCGTCACCGAGACCAAGGACAAGAAGACCGAGCACGTCCGGGCCCTCGACCGCAAGACCGGCAAGCAGGTCTGGGAGGCGTCGTGGGAGGGGGCAATGACCGTCCCGTTTTTCGCGATCTCCAACGGCTCGTGGATCCGTTCCACCCCGGCCGTCGACGAGGGGCGGCTGTACGTCGCCGGGATGCGCGACATGCTCGTCTGCCTCGACGCCGCCACCGGCAAGGAACTGTGGCGGAAGGACTTCATGAAGGAGTTCGACAGCCCGCTGCCGGCGTTCGGCTTCGTCTCCAGCCCCCTGATCGTGGGTGACAATGTCTTCGTCCAGGCCGGGTCGGGGTTCGTGAAGCTCGAGAAGGCGACCGGGAAGGTGGTGTGGCGCGTGCTCGCCGACGCCGGCGGGATGTCGGGGAGCGCCTTCTCCTCGCCGCTGGTCGCCACGCTCGACGGCGTGCCGCAGATCCTCGTGCAGGCGCGGGAGTTCCTCGCCGGCATCGATCCCGAGTCGGGAAAGGTGCTGTGGCAGACGCCGGTCGAGGCGTTCCGCGGGATGAACATCGTCACCCCGACGGTGATCGACGGGCGGATCTTCACCACCACGTATGGCGGTGGGTCGTTCCTGTTCGCGCTCGGTACGCCGGCGGCCGACGGGCCGCGGTCGGTCGAGACGGTGTGGCGTAACAAGGTGCAGGGCTACATGTCGAGTCCGATCGTCCTCGGCGGCCACGCCTACGTCCACCTCCGCAACCAGCGTTTCGCCTGCCTCGACCTGGCGACCGGCAAGGAGGATTGGATCACCACGCCGTTCGGCCGCTACTGGAGCATGGTCGCGCAGGGCGACAGGATCCTCGCCCTCGACGAGACCGGGGACTTGCGCCTGATCCGCGCCACGCCGGAGAAGTACGAGCAGCTCGGCGAGGCGAAGGTCGCCGAGCGCGAGAGCTGGGCCCACCTCGCCGTCGAGGGGGGCACCGTCTACGTGCGCGATCTCGAGGGCGTCACGGCCTACGAATGGAAGTGA
- a CDS encoding DUF4921 family protein, giving the protein MPDQRPRLADDAAVPRRVFVAPGRAARPLEIPGSAELATCPFCAGHEHLTPGEVARLPESAALPWSARIIPNRYPVVADGDDALPAASDRSPAAGPPAHGVHEVLVESPRHDTCILTVDPAAWRLAWEACRRRLAALAARGDLAWTTVFKNSGPAAGASLGHVHSQLVGLGFVPPVVAAELAGAAPFSRQLDEAAAEERVVATAGGLVALVPRAPRQPYEVWIVPRAPRPWFHADADAAGAIADLTRDVVGRIRTLEPGADYNWWLHQAPLVGAEPPGWHWHLEILPRLSGIAGFELATGCHITTVGAAESARRLTSIRRP; this is encoded by the coding sequence ATGCCCGACCAACGACCCCGCCTCGCCGACGACGCCGCCGTGCCGAGGAGGGTGTTCGTCGCTCCGGGGCGCGCCGCACGGCCGCTCGAGATTCCCGGCTCCGCCGAACTGGCGACGTGTCCGTTCTGCGCCGGCCACGAACACCTCACCCCGGGCGAAGTGGCGCGGCTGCCGGAATCGGCGGCGCTGCCGTGGAGCGCCCGGATCATCCCCAACCGCTATCCGGTCGTCGCCGACGGCGACGACGCCCTTCCCGCCGCGTCCGACCGGTCGCCGGCCGCCGGACCTCCCGCCCACGGCGTCCACGAAGTGCTCGTCGAGTCGCCGCGCCACGACACCTGCATCCTCACCGTCGACCCGGCCGCGTGGCGGCTGGCATGGGAGGCCTGCCGGCGTCGGTTGGCGGCGCTGGCGGCCCGCGGCGACCTGGCCTGGACCACGGTCTTCAAGAACTCGGGGCCCGCGGCCGGCGCGTCGCTGGGGCACGTCCACAGCCAGCTGGTCGGGCTCGGGTTCGTCCCCCCGGTGGTCGCCGCCGAGCTCGCCGGCGCCGCGCCGTTCTCACGCCAACTGGACGAGGCCGCCGCGGAGGAGCGCGTGGTCGCCACCGCCGGTGGACTGGTCGCGCTGGTGCCCCGCGCCCCCCGGCAGCCCTACGAGGTCTGGATCGTGCCCCGCGCGCCGCGGCCGTGGTTCCACGCCGACGCGGACGCGGCGGGGGCGATTGCCGACCTGACGCGCGATGTCGTCGGCCGGATCCGCACCCTCGAGCCCGGCGCCGACTACAACTGGTGGCTCCACCAGGCGCCGCTCGTCGGCGCCGAGCCGCCCGGGTGGCACTGGCACCTCGAGATCCTGCCGCGTCTCTCCGGGATCGCCGGCTTCGAGCTGGCGACCGGCTGCCACATCACCACCGTCGGCGCCGCCGAGTCGGCCCGGCGGCTCACTTCCATTCGTAGGCCGTGA
- a CDS encoding peroxiredoxin — MLTVGDPFPAFTAPACVGTGKDDIKTLSNKDYAGHWVVYFFYPKDFTFVCPTELAEFHKQLKAFADRDTAVVGGSTDNEYSHLAWRRAHPDLEKLGYPLLAAQKLAPELGILEKTEGYCLRATFIVDPHGVIQWVDVNQGRVGRNVAEVLRVLDALQSDELCPCNWKKGDPYVKVG; from the coding sequence ATGCTCACCGTCGGTGATCCCTTCCCCGCCTTCACCGCCCCGGCCTGCGTCGGCACGGGGAAGGACGACATCAAGACCCTGTCGAACAAGGACTACGCCGGCCACTGGGTCGTGTACTTCTTCTACCCCAAGGACTTCACCTTCGTCTGCCCGACGGAGCTGGCGGAGTTCCACAAGCAGCTCAAGGCGTTCGCCGACCGCGACACCGCGGTCGTCGGTGGCAGCACCGACAACGAGTATTCCCACCTCGCCTGGCGGCGCGCCCATCCCGACCTCGAAAAGCTCGGCTACCCCCTGCTTGCCGCGCAGAAGCTCGCCCCGGAGCTCGGAATCCTCGAGAAGACCGAGGGCTACTGCCTGCGGGCGACGTTCATCGTCGATCCCCACGGCGTCATCCAGTGGGTCGACGTCAACCAGGGGCGGGTCGGGCGCAACGTCGCCGAGGTGCTCCGCGTCCTCGACGCGCTGCAAAGCGACGAGCTGTGCCCGTGCAATTGGAAGAAGGGCGACCCGTACGTGAAGGTGGGGTAG
- a CDS encoding diacylglycerol kinase family protein produces MPSGQGGQHRSWRRKFTDAFRGLSRGIRGQSSFAVHLPAAVAVVAAALMLGVPRRDLALLALAVGGVLVAELVNSAIESLVRAPGVPRHPRIRDALDIASAAVLVAAGTAVVVGGLVFGPPLWRILDSLPAGR; encoded by the coding sequence GTGCCCTCCGGCCAGGGGGGTCAGCATCGGAGCTGGCGGCGGAAGTTCACCGACGCCTTCCGGGGGTTGTCCCGCGGGATCCGCGGCCAATCGAGTTTCGCCGTCCACCTCCCGGCGGCGGTCGCGGTCGTCGCCGCGGCGCTGATGCTCGGCGTGCCGCGCCGGGATCTGGCGCTGCTGGCCCTGGCGGTCGGCGGCGTCCTCGTCGCCGAGTTGGTGAACTCGGCGATCGAGTCGCTGGTCCGGGCGCCGGGCGTGCCGCGCCACCCGCGGATCCGCGACGCCCTCGACATCGCCAGCGCCGCCGTCCTCGTCGCGGCGGGCACGGCGGTGGTGGTCGGCGGGCTGGTCTTCGGCCCGCCGTTGTGGCGGATCCTGGACAGCCTGCCGGCAGGCCGCTGA
- the aqpZ gene encoding aquaporin Z produces MRKLLAEFIGTFWLVLGGCGSAVLAAQYDNHLGIGFLGVALAFGLTVLTMAVAIGHVSGCHLNPAVTLGLAVSGRFPWKDVIGYWAVQTLGGCFGAFVLFVIANGQPDFDLGNFACNGFEEYSPTKYSAAACFVAEVVLTAVFLFVIHGATDKQSGSVIAPIAIGLCLTLIHLVSIPVTNCSVNPARSTATALIAASFGKAIAYQVWFFWLAPLIGGALGGLLYRVVDEAED; encoded by the coding sequence ATGCGCAAGCTCCTCGCAGAGTTCATCGGGACGTTCTGGCTGGTCCTCGGCGGCTGCGGCAGTGCCGTACTCGCCGCCCAGTACGACAACCATCTCGGCATCGGGTTTCTCGGCGTCGCGCTGGCGTTCGGGCTGACGGTGCTGACGATGGCCGTCGCCATCGGTCACGTCTCCGGCTGCCACCTCAACCCGGCGGTCACGCTCGGCCTCGCCGTCAGCGGGCGGTTTCCCTGGAAGGACGTGATCGGTTACTGGGCCGTCCAGACGCTCGGCGGCTGCTTCGGCGCCTTCGTGCTGTTCGTGATCGCCAACGGCCAGCCAGACTTCGACCTCGGCAATTTCGCCTGCAACGGCTTTGAGGAGTACTCCCCGACAAAGTATTCCGCGGCGGCCTGCTTCGTGGCCGAGGTGGTGCTGACGGCCGTGTTCCTGTTCGTGATCCACGGCGCCACCGACAAGCAGTCGGGGTCGGTGATCGCCCCGATCGCCATCGGGCTGTGCCTGACGCTCATCCACCTGGTGAGCATCCCGGTCACGAACTGCTCCGTGAACCCCGCGCGGAGCACCGCCACGGCGCTGATCGCCGCTTCCTTCGGAAAAGCGATCGCCTACCAGGTGTGGTTCTTCTGGCTGGCGCCCCTGATCGGCGGCGCGCTCGGCGGCCTCCTCTACCGGGTCGTCGACGAGGCCGAAGACTGA
- a CDS encoding pyrrolo-quinoline quinone, with protein MAFSRHRQFVTVAPLAASLLAGLSLGARGDDWPTFRGPARSGVATCGGLLQSWSEGGPPLVWKTTGAGRGYASPAIAGDRIYTLGDGLSTTPGDADEYLTCFERATGKALWRTKTGKPWTDGQATWQSSRSTPTVDGDRVYVVTPFGELVACHSADGKELFRVNLKEQFGGKKGDSWGYSESVLIDGDRLVCTPGGEKATIVALDKKTGTPIWTCSLPGDRGAGHASIVVAEVGGRRIYVQTTASGALGVDAASGTLLWTYPIDQTTAVIPTPIVRGDLVFFSAGYKRGGALLKQVPQADGTVKVEEVYGLKQDLANKHGGIVLVGDHLYGDSDDRGIPFCANLLTGEVAWKERGSGKNSASVIAADGHIYMRYSDGTLALVKADPQAYREVSAFKIPDSGDRPSWSHAVIVDGLLYLREGDAILCYDLRRK; from the coding sequence ATGGCGTTCTCCCGCCACCGGCAGTTCGTCACCGTCGCCCCCCTCGCCGCCAGCCTGCTCGCCGGCCTGTCCCTCGGCGCCCGGGGCGACGACTGGCCGACGTTTCGCGGCCCGGCCCGCAGCGGCGTGGCGACCTGCGGCGGCCTGCTCCAGTCGTGGTCCGAAGGGGGTCCGCCGCTTGTCTGGAAGACCACCGGGGCGGGGCGGGGCTACGCCAGCCCGGCGATCGCCGGCGACCGCATCTACACCCTCGGCGACGGCCTCTCGACGACGCCCGGCGACGCCGACGAATACCTCACCTGCTTCGAGCGCGCCACCGGCAAGGCGCTGTGGCGGACGAAGACCGGCAAACCGTGGACCGACGGGCAGGCCACCTGGCAGAGCTCGCGGAGCACGCCGACGGTCGACGGCGACCGTGTCTACGTGGTCACGCCGTTCGGCGAACTGGTCGCCTGCCACTCCGCCGACGGCAAGGAGCTGTTCCGCGTCAACCTCAAGGAGCAGTTCGGCGGCAAGAAGGGGGACAGCTGGGGCTACAGCGAGTCGGTGCTGATCGACGGCGACCGGCTCGTCTGCACCCCCGGCGGCGAGAAGGCGACGATCGTCGCCCTCGACAAGAAGACCGGCACGCCGATCTGGACCTGCTCGCTACCGGGCGACCGCGGCGCCGGCCACGCCTCGATCGTGGTCGCCGAGGTCGGCGGCAGGCGGATCTACGTCCAGACCACCGCCAGCGGCGCCCTCGGCGTCGACGCTGCCTCCGGCACGCTGCTGTGGACCTACCCGATCGACCAGACGACGGCCGTCATCCCGACACCGATCGTCCGCGGGGATCTGGTGTTCTTCTCGGCCGGCTACAAGCGCGGTGGGGCGCTGCTCAAGCAGGTGCCGCAGGCCGACGGCACGGTGAAGGTCGAGGAGGTCTACGGCCTCAAGCAGGACCTGGCCAACAAGCACGGCGGGATCGTGCTCGTCGGCGACCACCTGTACGGCGACTCCGACGACCGCGGGATCCCGTTCTGCGCCAACCTTTTGACCGGCGAGGTCGCCTGGAAGGAGCGCGGCAGCGGCAAGAACTCGGCGAGCGTCATCGCCGCCGACGGCCACATCTACATGCGCTACTCCGACGGCACGCTCGCCCTGGTGAAGGCCGACCCGCAGGCCTACCGTGAGGTCAGCGCCTTCAAGATCCCCGACAGCGGCGACCGGCCGAGCTGGTCGCACGCGGTGATCGTCGACGGGCTGCTCTACCTGCGCGAGGGGGACGCGATCCTCTGCTACGACCTGCGCCGGAAGTGA